Proteins encoded by one window of Flavobacterium sp. N502540:
- a CDS encoding DUF5690 family protein yields MSKKASNFRFILKTSIAAFGTYFCMYAFRKPFTVATFYQLSFWGIDYKILLILAQVLGYTFSKFLGIKIISELKSARRILYLISFIAISELALLGFALVPAPYNILFLFINGLPLGMIWGIVFSYLEGRKTTELLGVILCSSFIVSSGAAKSVGVFVLKVLGCNEFWMPFVSGLLFIVPLIVFSLFLEKIPNPDDEDLALRSKRRPLDKNERALLFRQFAFPLTILIIFYAMLTAMREFRDNFARELWDSLGYKESISIYMYSEIPIAISVLVILGFLGSMKNNYKAFKNYHLVLLLGSVLIGITTLLFQKHLMSPLLWMMISGFGMYVCYIPFNGLFFDRMIATYKIDGNTGFLIYIADAFGYLGSVLVLFFKNFGDKNISLLSFFTNCIYLLSFVGIITTIMSFNYFKRKFRKTAKIHAAMSYEM; encoded by the coding sequence ATGTCTAAAAAAGCGTCTAATTTCAGGTTCATACTCAAAACGTCCATAGCGGCATTCGGTACTTATTTTTGTATGTACGCCTTTAGAAAACCTTTTACGGTCGCTACTTTCTATCAGTTGTCTTTTTGGGGAATAGATTATAAAATTCTACTCATTTTAGCACAGGTTTTAGGCTATACTTTTTCTAAATTTTTAGGAATCAAAATCATATCCGAATTAAAGTCGGCCAGGAGAATTTTATATTTAATCAGTTTTATAGCCATTTCAGAACTGGCTTTGTTGGGTTTTGCTTTGGTACCAGCACCTTACAACATTCTATTTTTATTCATCAACGGATTGCCTTTAGGAATGATTTGGGGAATCGTTTTCTCTTATCTCGAAGGCCGAAAAACAACTGAATTACTGGGAGTAATTTTATGCTCGAGTTTTATCGTTTCTTCAGGAGCGGCAAAATCTGTCGGAGTATTTGTTCTGAAGGTTTTGGGATGCAATGAGTTTTGGATGCCTTTTGTTTCGGGATTGCTTTTTATTGTTCCGCTAATCGTATTTTCATTGTTTTTGGAAAAAATCCCAAATCCGGATGACGAAGATTTAGCGCTGCGATCCAAACGCAGACCTTTAGATAAAAATGAACGTGCATTATTATTCCGACAATTTGCTTTTCCGTTGACCATACTTATTATTTTCTATGCCATGTTAACGGCAATGCGTGAATTCAGAGATAATTTTGCAAGAGAATTATGGGATTCTTTGGGATACAAAGAAAGTATTTCAATTTATATGTATTCCGAGATTCCTATTGCGATATCTGTTTTGGTCATTTTAGGATTTTTAGGAAGCATGAAAAACAACTACAAAGCCTTCAAAAATTATCATTTGGTATTGCTTCTGGGTTCTGTACTTATAGGGATCACAACTTTATTGTTTCAAAAGCACTTAATGTCGCCACTTTTGTGGATGATGATTTCCGGATTTGGAATGTACGTTTGCTACATTCCGTTCAACGGTTTGTTTTTTGACCGTATGATTGCCACTTACAAGATAGATGGAAATACCGGATTTTTAATTTACATCGCCGATGCTTTTGGTTACTTAGGAAGCGTATTGGTATTGTTTTTCAAAAATTTTGGCGACAAGAATATTTCCCTATTAAGCTTTTTTACCAACTGTATTTATCTGCTCTCTTTTGTTGGGATCATCACTACCATCATGTCCTTTAACTATTTTAAAAGGAAGTTTAGAAAGACTGCTAAAATTCATGCGGCTATGAGTTATGAGATGTGA
- a CDS encoding phosphonatase-like hydrolase, with protein MKINEIEMVVFDMAGTTINEQNIVYKTLHKSINNFGIGVSLELVLSLGAGKEKHQAIRDILEYNNITDGNKSDVIFEYFKETLDNEYFSASVLPIEGVENVFENLKKDGVKVVLNTGYSSHVANTLLEKLNWKEGNQFDALITADDVVLGRPFPDMIYKAMQLFAITDASKVLKAGDSAIDIEEGKNAKCGVTIGVLSGAQTRQQLEAAQPDYILNSLASLYSVMK; from the coding sequence ATGAAAATTAATGAAATTGAAATGGTTGTTTTTGACATGGCAGGAACAACAATTAATGAGCAAAACATAGTTTACAAAACATTGCATAAATCTATCAATAACTTCGGGATCGGGGTTTCTCTGGAATTGGTACTGTCATTAGGAGCGGGAAAAGAAAAACATCAGGCGATTAGGGATATTTTAGAATACAATAACATCACAGACGGGAATAAATCAGATGTAATATTCGAATATTTTAAAGAAACACTGGACAATGAATATTTTTCAGCTTCCGTTTTACCTATTGAAGGTGTCGAAAATGTTTTTGAAAATTTAAAAAAGGATGGTGTAAAAGTGGTACTAAACACAGGCTACAGCAGTCACGTTGCGAATACCTTATTAGAAAAACTGAACTGGAAGGAAGGAAACCAATTCGATGCCTTAATCACCGCTGATGATGTAGTGCTGGGACGTCCATTTCCGGATATGATATACAAAGCCATGCAATTATTTGCGATTACAGACGCTTCAAAAGTACTAAAAGCGGGAGATTCTGCGATAGATATTGAAGAAGGTAAAAATGCCAAATGCGGTGTAACTATTGGTGTTTTATCCGGCGCACAAACCAGACAGCAGCTTGAAGCAGCCCAACCGGATTATATATTAAATTCGCTGGCATCACTTTATAGTGTTATGAAGTGA
- a CDS encoding TIGR03364 family FAD-dependent oxidoreductase — MKEKYDLIIVGSGVLGTFHAYHALKKGMSVAILEKNSKPEGATVRNFGQVVPSGMDRKWQNFGKESLKIYKDIQSQFEINLRQNGTVYLASNEEELQLIEELHQINISNDYESNLLTKEQCLNKYDGLRADYCKGGLFFPQEVTVEPSTMIHKLHQFMTANLGLDLFVNTTVVETQDLNDEVIARTAAGEIYKASKIIICNGSDFKILYPEIYNNSDLIVSKLQMLQTKPQNNYRLDGSILTGLTIRRYESFEECKSYQAIKAKENPDSFEKKYGVHILFKQALDGSVILGDSHEYAPAKDIDSLGFDLNMDIDHFMIEEAKKIIDLPTYEIQNRWFGMYSQCKTKDIFEYTVDQNIHIITGIGGKGMTGSAGFAKHNIDMIFNA, encoded by the coding sequence ATGAAAGAGAAGTATGATTTAATAATTGTCGGGTCAGGAGTTCTGGGCACATTTCACGCCTACCATGCCCTGAAAAAAGGAATGTCGGTTGCCATTCTGGAAAAAAACAGTAAACCCGAAGGCGCGACCGTTAGAAATTTTGGACAGGTTGTACCGTCCGGAATGGATCGAAAATGGCAGAATTTTGGAAAAGAAAGTTTAAAGATTTATAAAGATATTCAATCGCAGTTTGAGATCAATCTTCGTCAGAACGGAACTGTTTATCTGGCTTCAAATGAAGAAGAATTGCAATTGATTGAAGAACTCCATCAGATTAATATTTCGAATGATTACGAATCTAATTTGCTGACCAAAGAGCAATGTCTGAATAAATATGACGGTTTACGTGCTGACTATTGTAAAGGAGGATTGTTTTTTCCGCAGGAAGTTACCGTTGAACCATCCACAATGATTCATAAATTGCATCAGTTTATGACAGCCAATCTTGGACTTGATTTGTTTGTAAACACTACGGTTGTAGAAACCCAGGACCTAAACGATGAAGTAATAGCAAGAACTGCTGCAGGTGAAATATACAAAGCTTCAAAAATTATTATTTGTAACGGAAGTGATTTCAAAATATTATATCCTGAGATTTACAACAACAGCGATCTGATTGTTTCTAAACTACAGATGCTGCAGACGAAACCTCAGAATAATTACAGACTGGACGGCTCTATTTTAACGGGATTGACGATCAGAAGATATGAATCGTTTGAAGAATGTAAATCGTATCAGGCCATCAAAGCAAAAGAAAATCCGGATAGTTTTGAGAAGAAGTACGGCGTTCATATCCTGTTCAAGCAAGCCCTTGACGGTTCAGTGATTTTAGGAGATTCTCATGAGTATGCTCCCGCAAAAGATATTGATTCTTTGGGATTTGATCTAAATATGGACATTGATCATTTTATGATTGAAGAAGCCAAAAAGATAATCGATTTGCCTACTTATGAAATCCAAAACAGATGGTTTGGAATGTACTCGCAATGCAAGACCAAAGATATTTTCGAATACACTGTTGACCAAAATATTCACATTATAACCGGAATAGGAGGAAAGGGCATGACGGGAAGCGCAGGATTTGCCAAACACAATATTGATATGATTTTTAATGCATAG